From the Cryptomeria japonica chromosome 2, Sugi_1.0, whole genome shotgun sequence genome, one window contains:
- the LOC131046305 gene encoding transcription factor MYB13-like, with product MGRSPCCDKIGVKKGPWSPQEDRILIHFIRMNGHENWRALPKQAGLLRCVKSCRLRWVNYLRPDIKRGNFTSEEEETIIKLHQLLGNRWSAIASRLPGRTDNEIKNLWNIHLKKRVGLDPVTNHSKSHTEKSLSMEKGNLGLIQAKALVDSPTRISNSSDTLYDSHNLSSENLSSINSIDSELVNENSSSTLDWLESSSINSFDDPFIIEKQEYATERRTYEAVWEDSSNGEAHFITSDYLEDDFMSCMDGADTDPHLLKNTDGANIDSHLLKDLELQSNTDDSDCFGYWLNVLRQARA from the exons atgggCCGATCTCCCTGCTGTGATAAAATCGGAGTAAAGAAAGGTCCATGGTCTCCTCAAGAAGATCGAATACTCATTCATTTTATTCGCATGAATGGCCATGAGAATTGGCGTGCACTGCCTAAGCAAGCAG GACTGTTAAGATGCGTTAAAAGCTGTCGTCTAAGGTGGGTTAATTACCTCAGACCAGACATTAAACGTGGGAATTTCACTTCTGAAGAGGAGGAGACTATTATTAAGCTTCATCAACTTCTGGGCAACAG GTGGTCGGCCATTGCTTCACGCCTTCCTGGAAGAACAGATAATGAGATTAAAAACTTGTGGAATATTCATTTAAAGAAGCGGGTGGGACTTGATCCGGTAACAAATCATTCAAAGTCGCACACTGAGAAAAGTTTATCAATGGAGAAGGGCAATTTAGGTCTAATTCAAGCAAAAGCTTTGGTTGATTCGCCCACCAGAATCTCTAATTCTTCCGACACATTGTATGATTCACACAATCTGTCAAGCGAAAACCTTTCATCTATAAATAGTATAGATAGTGAGCTTGTGAATGAGAATTCAAGTTCAACTTTAGATTGGCTTGAATCCAGTTCAATAAATTCCTTTGATGACCCATTTATTATTGAAAAGCAGGAGTATGCAACCGAAAGGAGGACATATGAGGCAGTGTGGGAGGATAGCTCAAATGGGGAAGCTCACTTTATCACGTCAGACTATCTAGAAGATGATTTCATGAGCTGCATGGATGGTGCCGATACAGATCCCCATTTGCTAAAAAATACAGATGGTGCAAACATAGATTCCCATTTGCTAAAAGACTTAGAGTTGCAGAGTAATACTGATGATTCAGATTGCTTTGGTTACTGGTTAAATGTTTTGAGGCAAGCCAGGGCATGA